In Merismopedia glauca CCAP 1448/3, the sequence AATAGGTCATGGTGTCAATTTTGGTGATCAGCCAGGATTGCCGTAACTGGCGTGGCGCTCTGGGAACGGTCGCAGTGCTACTTACTCATTTTACAAATCTTAACTTTCCTGGCATCTTTGTCAAGATTTTGAGATATTGAGTTGAAAAAATTAATTCAGATCAAAACTTATGGCAACCGAGCAAGAACTTCAATCTCTTTTTAATACCTTGGATACCGATCAAGATGGCAAAGTCTCGATTAATGAGCTTTTTTTAAGCCCTGGGTTAAGTGCAGTCATTTCAGCAGAAACAGGTGTTAGTAGCCCCCAGGAATTGCTAGCGATGCATGGAGATCAAGGCGGTAGTATCACCTTTGAAGAGTTGAAACAAGTTGTTGAGAAAGCAGGGAATTTAAACTAGCAGTCAAAGAAATGGCGCATACAATCGGGAGGTTGGTCAGCAATTCTCATTATGGAATTTCAACTGATATTGAGGGGTAAATCTAGCTCTAGAGCTTGAATGGGTCTGGCACACTTTTGGTGAAACTTGTCCC encodes:
- a CDS encoding EF-hand domain-containing protein; its protein translation is MATEQELQSLFNTLDTDQDGKVSINELFLSPGLSAVISAETGVSSPQELLAMHGDQGGSITFEELKQVVEKAGNLN